The following are from one region of the Rhodopirellula sp. P2 genome:
- a CDS encoding autotransporter family protein has product MLSSDADSADIVVDNTNDSGAGSLREAIGTAASGDRIVFDIPGGGTITLGSDLPTITDTVIFANDNVAAVTIDRVGFGPISFTGGTIDLGELNLTGVAGPDVTLAPATTLIGDADQITGDVTASGVIAPGADSNTGTVGTLFITGDLDATDSTIQVDILGDVPSNDLIDVAGDVTVTDATLIPTFAGADYSVGDTFSVIEATGTVTPAFANAAEVFELSSNPFLEATINTLPSSVELEVRDNGATFVSVLEGCNQLAAAAELDRLRLGPPATAGQLAAITNLRDGSATDVSNAVNQLSGTIYTSLVDGQIQQIQNNIHGFRDRIVFHSDSANEVGRWSPWARAYGSSMSVDADECLTLGYRQESAGVDLGTGRMWASGIGVHGFARLGSTDTQLRGVNQNADTDSYRFGGSVQYFGEVIYLVGAGGFGFQDYSAERSLSEFGAGESASSQFDGSDQFVYVEAGTALTGVDSVLLSFVSLQGIRVETDSMTETGASEFGLSVNGMDEDSVRSMVGLSLSKSDMTGIGMATTQIRGGWPHEFGDTTRVAANRLADAVGPGDFSVQSADTGRDWLSLGGQVDWAILFGGQLTLAYQGNLNDRSAFQSGLVGARWIW; this is encoded by the coding sequence ATGCTTTCGTCTGATGCCGACTCGGCAGATATCGTCGTAGATAACACGAACGATTCTGGTGCGGGCTCCCTGAGAGAAGCAATCGGAACCGCTGCTTCGGGTGACCGGATCGTCTTTGATATTCCCGGTGGCGGTACCATCACGCTGGGGAGTGATCTACCGACGATCACGGATACCGTCATATTCGCAAACGACAACGTCGCAGCAGTCACCATCGATCGGGTCGGGTTTGGCCCAATCAGCTTCACCGGTGGAACGATCGACTTGGGAGAGTTGAACCTGACTGGCGTTGCTGGGCCGGACGTCACATTGGCACCGGCGACAACCCTGATTGGCGACGCCGATCAAATCACCGGCGATGTGACAGCTTCTGGAGTCATTGCACCGGGAGCCGACAGCAACACTGGAACCGTCGGCACTCTGTTCATCACCGGTGATCTCGATGCGACTGACTCAACGATCCAGGTCGACATTCTTGGTGACGTGCCGAGCAACGATCTGATTGACGTAGCGGGCGACGTGACAGTGACTGACGCAACGCTGATCCCAACTTTCGCAGGGGCAGACTATTCAGTGGGAGACACATTCTCCGTGATCGAGGCGACTGGAACCGTCACGCCAGCCTTTGCCAACGCTGCCGAAGTCTTTGAGCTTTCCTCCAACCCGTTTCTGGAAGCGACGATCAACACTCTGCCATCCAGTGTCGAATTGGAAGTCCGGGACAACGGTGCAACCTTCGTGAGTGTCTTGGAAGGTTGCAATCAACTCGCGGCAGCGGCGGAACTAGATCGCCTTCGCCTCGGACCTCCCGCCACAGCCGGGCAACTCGCCGCCATCACCAATCTACGAGATGGCTCGGCAACTGACGTGAGCAATGCGGTCAACCAATTATCGGGAACGATCTACACGTCGCTGGTGGATGGTCAAATTCAACAAATCCAAAACAACATCCATGGCTTCCGAGATCGAATCGTATTTCACAGCGATTCGGCGAATGAAGTAGGACGCTGGTCACCTTGGGCGAGAGCCTACGGAAGCAGCATGAGCGTCGATGCAGACGAGTGCCTGACACTGGGATATCGACAGGAATCTGCCGGTGTTGATCTGGGAACGGGCCGGATGTGGGCTTCTGGCATTGGAGTTCACGGATTCGCTCGGCTGGGATCGACAGACACTCAGCTTCGGGGCGTCAATCAAAACGCTGACACTGATTCCTATCGCTTTGGCGGATCGGTTCAGTACTTTGGCGAGGTGATCTATTTGGTTGGTGCAGGTGGGTTTGGGTTTCAAGACTACTCCGCAGAGCGATCCCTCAGCGAATTCGGAGCGGGTGAGTCAGCCAGCAGCCAATTCGATGGCTCTGATCAGTTCGTCTATGTCGAGGCTGGAACCGCGTTGACAGGAGTGGATTCCGTGTTGCTCTCGTTCGTGTCACTTCAAGGTATCCGCGTCGAAACGGATTCAATGACGGAGACTGGGGCCTCCGAGTTTGGGCTGTCCGTGAACGGAATGGACGAAGACTCCGTTCGCAGCATGGTTGGACTGTCGCTATCCAAATCGGACATGACTGGCATTGGAATGGCGACCACACAAATTCGCGGTGGATGGCCACATGAGTTCGGTGACACAACGCGAGTGGCTGCGAATCGTCTCGCTGATGCAGTCGGCCCCGGAGACTTCAGTGTTCAAAGTGCTGATACGGGCCGAGATTGGTTGTCTCTCGGTGGGCAGGTGGATTGGGCAATTCTCTTTGGCGGTCAACTGACACTGGCCTACCAAGGCAATCTCAACGATCGCTCAGCGTTTCAAAGTGGCTTGGTCGGAGCTCGTTGGATTTGGTAG